A section of the Streptomyces sp. V3I8 genome encodes:
- a CDS encoding IclR family transcriptional regulator C-terminal domain-containing protein, whose product MPPTRLTPPARPDAVAPVPDEAVTPLMRGITVLHRLTEAGGTQSLSSLERTTGLARSTVDRIAATLARMGYLRLDGRDAVLAPRLMELGNAYLSALRLPRLLDTRADALADELDESVSLAVADRDGIRFIHQATRRRAMSLSFRIGDLLPAERTAPGPLFATEWTPEDWTRWRERRTADPQDHGFPAIPPREHRAPAAESTTSGTFERTDTSERTGTFEERTRRADERGWALDDQLIEPGLVAVSVPVRDGDGRIACVVSVVSHTSRHTADSLRDTMLPRLRATVRAMERDVRAAERDLREPSAEPPAAPAPVPAPAGLATWTGASKQELGRGFIESLARGLTVITAFGEGRAELTLTEVAQATGLARATARRALITLEHLGQVTAHGRTFRLTPRVLALGFPPLSRTTLAQIAAPHLADLANRLHDSASLAVLAGDEIQYTARAATSRIMSVNITVGTRLPAYATSLGRVMVAGLPPAGRGPFLTGLRALTPHTVTDPAALAAVLDHVREAGYALVDGELEEGLRSVAVPVRDRTGKVVAAVNVAMHSSRRTVGQCVSEVLPHLSATAGAIEADLRVAGRFTRPPLT is encoded by the coding sequence ATGCCACCGACCCGCCTCACACCGCCCGCCCGGCCCGACGCGGTCGCCCCCGTTCCCGACGAGGCCGTGACCCCCCTGATGCGCGGCATCACCGTCCTGCACCGCCTCACCGAGGCCGGCGGCACGCAGAGCCTCAGCTCCCTGGAGAGGACGACCGGCCTCGCCCGCTCCACCGTGGACCGCATCGCCGCGACCCTGGCCCGCATGGGCTACCTGCGTCTGGACGGCCGCGACGCCGTACTCGCCCCCCGGCTGATGGAACTCGGCAACGCCTACCTGTCCGCCCTCCGGCTCCCCCGCCTGCTGGACACCCGCGCCGACGCGCTCGCCGACGAACTGGACGAGTCGGTGTCGCTCGCGGTCGCCGACCGCGACGGCATCCGCTTCATCCACCAGGCCACCCGGCGCCGCGCGATGTCGCTGAGCTTCCGCATCGGCGACCTGCTGCCGGCCGAACGCACCGCCCCCGGGCCGCTGTTCGCGACCGAGTGGACCCCCGAGGACTGGACACGCTGGCGGGAGCGCCGTACCGCGGACCCGCAGGACCACGGGTTCCCGGCGATTCCCCCACGCGAACACCGCGCGCCGGCAGCGGAGTCCACGACATCCGGGACGTTCGAGAGGACCGACACGTCCGAGAGGACCGGGACGTTCGAGGAACGCACCCGCCGGGCGGACGAGCGGGGCTGGGCCCTGGACGACCAGCTGATCGAACCGGGCCTGGTCGCCGTCTCGGTGCCCGTACGGGACGGGGACGGGCGCATCGCCTGCGTGGTGAGCGTGGTGAGCCACACCAGCCGGCACACCGCGGACTCCCTTCGCGACACCATGCTGCCCCGGCTGCGGGCGACCGTACGCGCCATGGAACGCGACGTACGCGCCGCGGAACGGGACCTGCGCGAGCCCTCCGCCGAACCGCCCGCCGCCCCTGCCCCTGTCCCCGCCCCCGCCGGGCTCGCCACCTGGACCGGCGCCTCGAAGCAGGAACTGGGCCGGGGGTTCATCGAGTCGCTGGCCCGCGGGCTGACCGTGATCACGGCGTTCGGGGAGGGGCGGGCCGAACTGACGCTCACCGAGGTGGCGCAGGCGACGGGCCTCGCGCGGGCGACGGCCCGGCGTGCGCTGATCACCCTGGAACACCTGGGCCAGGTCACGGCCCACGGCCGGACCTTCCGCCTCACGCCCCGGGTCCTGGCCCTCGGCTTCCCGCCCCTGTCCCGTACGACGCTGGCGCAGATCGCGGCCCCGCACCTCGCCGACCTCGCGAACCGGCTGCACGACTCCGCGTCGCTCGCGGTCCTGGCGGGCGACGAGATCCAGTACACGGCGCGTGCCGCCACCAGCCGCATCATGAGCGTCAACATCACGGTCGGCACCCGGCTGCCCGCGTACGCGACCTCGCTGGGACGGGTGATGGTGGCCGGTCTGCCGCCGGCCGGGCGGGGCCCGTTCCTGACCGGCCTGCGCGCGCTGACCCCGCACACGGTCACGGACCCGGCGGCCCTCGCGGCCGTCCTGGACCACGTACGGGAGGCCGGGTACGCGCTGGTCGACGGCGAGCTGGAGGAGGGGCTGCGGTCGGTCGCGGTCCCGGTGCGGGACCGTACGGGGAAGGTCGTGGCCGCCGTGAACGTGGCGATGCACAGCTCGCGGCGGACGGTCGGGCAGTGCGTCTCGGAGGTCCTGCCGCACCTGTCGGCGACGGCCGGAGCGATCGAGGCGGACCTCCGCGTGGCGGGCCGCTTCACCCGCCCCCCACTCACCTGA
- a CDS encoding enolase C-terminal domain-like protein: MSQPTVTEFAVYPVAGRDCMELNLSGAHGPYFTRNIVVLKDSEGRTGLGEVPGGEKITRTLRDAESLVVGAKVGDYKRVLRAIGDRFADRDSGGRGAQTFDLRTTVHAVTAVESGLLDLLGQHLDVPVAALLGDGQQRSSVRVLGYLFYVGDPGRTDLEYVRESDSDVDWYRVRHEEALTPEAIVRQAETAYDLYGFRDFKLKGGVLAGAEEVEAVRALKDRFPQARVTLDPNGAWSLREAVELCRPLVGTLAYAEDPCGAEGGYSGREVLAEFRRATGLPTATNMIATDWRQMTHALALQSVSIPLADPHFWTMQGSVRVAQLCNAMGLTWGCHSNNHFDISLAMVTHCGAAAPGEYNALDTHWIWQEGLERLTVRPPRIVDGEVAVPDAAGLGVELDMERLLAAHELYVMKGLGARDDAAGMRYLVPGWEFDAKRPCMVR, translated from the coding sequence ATGAGCCAGCCGACCGTCACCGAGTTCGCCGTCTACCCCGTCGCCGGCCGCGACTGCATGGAGCTGAACCTCTCCGGCGCGCACGGCCCCTACTTCACCCGCAACATCGTGGTCCTCAAGGACTCCGAGGGCCGTACGGGACTCGGGGAGGTGCCCGGCGGCGAGAAGATCACCCGGACCCTGCGGGACGCCGAGTCCCTGGTCGTCGGCGCGAAGGTGGGCGACTACAAGCGGGTCCTGCGCGCGATCGGGGACCGCTTCGCCGACCGTGACTCCGGTGGCCGCGGCGCCCAGACCTTCGACCTGCGCACCACCGTGCACGCCGTCACGGCCGTCGAGTCCGGGCTGCTCGATCTCCTCGGCCAGCACCTGGACGTACCGGTCGCCGCGCTCCTCGGGGACGGCCAACAGCGTTCGTCGGTACGGGTGCTGGGCTACCTCTTCTACGTCGGTGACCCCGGCCGCACCGATCTCGAGTACGTCCGCGAGAGCGACTCGGACGTCGACTGGTACCGCGTCCGGCACGAGGAGGCGCTGACGCCGGAGGCGATCGTCCGGCAGGCCGAGACCGCGTACGACCTCTACGGCTTCCGGGACTTCAAGCTCAAGGGCGGTGTCCTGGCGGGTGCGGAGGAGGTCGAGGCCGTACGGGCGCTCAAGGACCGTTTTCCGCAGGCGCGGGTCACGCTGGACCCGAACGGGGCGTGGTCGCTGCGTGAGGCGGTCGAGCTGTGCCGGCCGCTGGTCGGGACGCTCGCCTATGCCGAGGATCCCTGCGGGGCGGAGGGCGGGTACTCGGGGCGGGAGGTCCTGGCGGAGTTCCGGCGGGCGACCGGGTTGCCGACGGCCACCAACATGATCGCCACGGACTGGCGTCAGATGACGCACGCGCTGGCCCTCCAGTCGGTGTCCATCCCGTTGGCGGACCCGCACTTCTGGACGATGCAGGGGTCCGTGCGGGTGGCTCAGCTGTGCAACGCGATGGGGCTGACCTGGGGGTGCCACTCCAACAACCACTTCGACATCTCGCTGGCGATGGTCACGCACTGCGGGGCGGCGGCGCCGGGGGAGTACAACGCGCTGGACACGCACTGGATCTGGCAGGAGGGGCTGGAGCGGCTCACCGTGCGGCCGCCGCGGATCGTGGACGGGGAGGTCGCGGTGCCGGACGCGGCCGGGCTCGGCGTGGAGCTGGACATGGAACGGTTGCTCGCGGCGCACGAGTTGTATGTGATGAAGGGGCTGGGGGCGCGGGACGACGCGGCGGGGATGCGGTATCTGGTGCCGGGGTGGGAGTTCGACGCGAAGCGGCCCTGCATGGTGCGGTAG
- a CDS encoding gluconate:H+ symporter: MPLLVVGISVLVLLFLMTRTKLNGFVALLLVAVGVALVQGIPVADIPDVLSDGIGDQIGDTMLVIGLGAMVGRVMGDSGAAQRIAGRLLDAFGPRWVQVAMVVTSMLIGVTMFYEVAFIIIVPIAFTLVRVTGAKLLWVGLPMSIALSTMHSFLPPHPGPTAVAATFHASVGHTLFYGLFIAVPVGAFIALLWPRLPFIRAMDPSIPKGLVSDREFEDGEMPGLGWSLSVALFPVVLIAGAAVVDMATSGDSPFLHFVAFIGSAPIALMLTLLIAIWAFGPRIGRSLADVNASCTSAARSMAMILLVIGAGGAFKNVLVEGGISDYIADATDSWSVSPIVLAWLIAVILRVALGSATVAVVTASGVVLPLLAGSGVHAEIMVLAVSCGSIAFSHVNDPGFWLFKEYFNLSVVEAIKVRTTYTTVLAVLGLGGVLTMEWTLDVLGL, encoded by the coding sequence ATGCCTCTGCTCGTAGTCGGGATCAGCGTCCTCGTGCTGCTGTTCCTGATGACCCGGACGAAACTCAACGGCTTCGTCGCGCTCCTGCTCGTGGCGGTGGGTGTCGCCCTGGTCCAGGGCATTCCGGTGGCCGACATCCCGGACGTCCTCTCGGACGGCATCGGGGACCAGATCGGCGACACGATGCTCGTCATCGGACTCGGTGCCATGGTCGGCCGGGTGATGGGCGACTCCGGCGCCGCCCAGCGCATAGCCGGCAGGCTGCTGGACGCCTTCGGGCCGCGCTGGGTCCAGGTCGCCATGGTGGTCACGTCCATGCTCATCGGCGTGACCATGTTCTACGAGGTCGCGTTCATCATCATCGTGCCCATCGCGTTCACCCTCGTCAGGGTCACCGGCGCGAAGCTGCTGTGGGTCGGCCTGCCGATGTCGATCGCGCTGTCCACGATGCACAGCTTCCTGCCGCCGCACCCCGGCCCCACCGCCGTGGCCGCCACCTTCCACGCCTCCGTCGGACACACCCTGTTCTACGGCCTGTTCATCGCCGTCCCGGTGGGCGCGTTCATCGCGCTGCTGTGGCCGCGACTGCCGTTCATCCGGGCCATGGACCCGTCCATCCCCAAGGGCCTGGTCAGCGACCGTGAGTTCGAGGACGGGGAGATGCCGGGCCTCGGCTGGTCGCTGTCCGTGGCGCTCTTCCCCGTCGTACTCATCGCGGGCGCCGCGGTGGTCGACATGGCCACCTCCGGCGACAGCCCGTTCCTGCACTTCGTCGCCTTCATCGGCTCCGCGCCGATCGCTCTGATGCTGACGCTGCTCATCGCGATCTGGGCCTTCGGGCCGCGCATCGGCCGCAGCCTCGCCGACGTCAACGCCTCCTGCACCTCCGCGGCCCGGTCCATGGCGATGATCCTGCTCGTGATCGGCGCGGGCGGCGCCTTCAAGAACGTCCTCGTCGAGGGCGGCATCTCCGACTACATCGCGGACGCCACCGACAGCTGGTCCGTCTCGCCGATCGTCCTGGCGTGGCTCATCGCGGTCATCCTGCGGGTCGCGCTCGGCTCGGCGACCGTCGCCGTCGTCACCGCGTCCGGCGTGGTGCTGCCGCTCCTCGCGGGCAGCGGGGTGCACGCCGAGATCATGGTGCTCGCCGTGTCCTGCGGCTCGATCGCCTTCTCACACGTCAACGACCCGGGATTCTGGCTGTTCAAGGAGTACTTCAACCTCTCGGTCGTCGAAGCGATCAAGGTGCGTACGACCTATACGACGGTGCTGGCGGTCCTCGGCCTGGGCGGCGTGCTGACGATGGAGTGGACGCTCGACGTCCTCGGCCTGTGA
- a CDS encoding 5-dehydro-4-deoxyglucarate dehydratase, with amino-acid sequence MRYSAEIEAVVQRLRDGMAGGVLAFPLTSFGDDGGLDLESYRACLTAQLATGGDGAAPAAGAPGAVFPACGTGEFFSLDEDEYRAVVRATVEIADGRLPVVAGIGYGWAQALRFARIAEEAGADALLVLPHYLVDAPQDGLVEQLRRIAAGTRLPLIAYQRGQVAFTAGSLRRIAEIPTVVGLKDGHSDLDRLQRLTLAAPDGFLFFNGASTAEIQARAYATVGVPAYSSAVHAFAPEIAGAFFTALRAGDEATLTELLRDFYVPLVELRDRVPGYAVSLVKAAARLRGLPVGLVRAPLTEPGDADLAELEAILDVGLALVGAPRRRPTG; translated from the coding sequence ATGCGGTACAGCGCGGAGATCGAAGCCGTGGTCCAGCGACTGCGCGACGGTATGGCGGGCGGGGTGCTCGCCTTCCCCCTCACCAGCTTCGGCGACGACGGCGGTCTCGACCTGGAGTCCTACCGGGCCTGCCTGACCGCCCAGTTGGCCACCGGGGGCGACGGTGCCGCCCCCGCGGCCGGCGCCCCCGGTGCCGTCTTCCCCGCCTGCGGCACCGGCGAGTTCTTCTCGCTGGACGAGGACGAGTACCGCGCGGTCGTCCGGGCCACCGTCGAGATCGCCGACGGCCGCCTGCCCGTCGTCGCCGGCATCGGCTACGGCTGGGCGCAGGCCCTGCGGTTCGCGCGGATCGCCGAGGAGGCCGGCGCGGACGCCCTCCTCGTACTGCCGCACTACCTCGTCGACGCTCCGCAGGACGGCCTGGTCGAGCAGCTGCGCCGGATCGCCGCCGGGACCCGGCTGCCGCTGATCGCGTACCAGCGCGGGCAGGTCGCCTTCACCGCCGGCAGCCTGCGGCGCATCGCGGAGATCCCCACGGTCGTCGGCCTGAAGGACGGGCACAGCGACCTCGACCGGCTGCAGCGGCTCACGCTCGCCGCCCCCGACGGCTTCCTCTTCTTCAACGGTGCCTCCACCGCCGAGATCCAGGCCCGCGCGTACGCCACCGTCGGCGTCCCCGCCTACTCGTCGGCCGTCCACGCCTTCGCCCCCGAGATCGCCGGCGCCTTCTTCACCGCCCTGCGCGCCGGTGACGAGGCCACGCTCACCGAGCTCCTGCGCGACTTCTACGTCCCGCTGGTCGAGCTGCGCGACCGCGTCCCGGGGTACGCCGTCTCGCTCGTCAAGGCCGCCGCCCGGCTGCGGGGCCTGCCCGTCGGCCTCGTACGGGCCCCGCTCACCGAACCCGGCGACGCGGACCTCGCCGAGCTGGAGGCGATCCTCGACGTCGGCCTCGCCCTCGTCGGAGCGCCCCGCCGACGCCCCACCGGCTGA
- a CDS encoding IclR family transcriptional regulator, whose protein sequence is MKSAARTVALLELLAARGDRPARLDELAEELGVPRSSMYQLLQTLIDCGWVRSDTTGSLYGIGIHALLTGTSYLDSDPHVRVVRPYLDEASDALGETIHLARLDGPDVVYLATRESHEYLRTISRVGRRIPAHAGALGKALLAERPDAELPLPDDPLPALTENTHTTRGALLGDLADVRARGHSIDREETVTGIAGFGFALRYGSPPTDAISCSVPVTRLTGSHEARVIAVMHEIRAKIENTLPRSPGAPDWR, encoded by the coding sequence GTGAAGTCGGCGGCCCGCACGGTCGCCCTGCTGGAACTGCTCGCCGCCCGCGGCGACCGTCCGGCCCGCCTGGACGAACTGGCCGAGGAGCTCGGCGTACCGCGCAGCAGCATGTACCAGCTGCTCCAGACCCTCATCGACTGCGGCTGGGTACGCTCCGACACGACGGGGTCCCTGTACGGCATCGGGATCCACGCCCTGCTCACGGGCACGAGCTACCTCGACAGCGACCCGCACGTCCGGGTCGTACGCCCCTACCTCGACGAGGCCTCGGACGCGCTCGGCGAGACGATCCACCTGGCACGGCTGGACGGCCCGGACGTCGTCTACCTCGCGACGCGCGAGTCCCACGAGTACCTGCGGACGATCAGCAGGGTCGGCCGCCGGATCCCGGCCCATGCGGGCGCACTGGGCAAGGCGCTGCTGGCGGAACGTCCGGACGCCGAACTCCCGCTGCCGGACGATCCGTTGCCGGCCCTCACCGAAAACACGCACACCACCCGGGGCGCACTGCTCGGCGACCTGGCGGACGTACGGGCCCGCGGCCACTCGATCGACCGCGAGGAGACGGTGACGGGCATCGCGGGCTTCGGCTTCGCCCTGCGCTACGGCTCCCCGCCCACGGACGCCATCAGCTGCTCGGTCCCGGTGACGCGCCTCACCGGCTCACACGAGGCACGGGTGATCGCGGTCATGCACGAGATCCGAGCGAAGATCGAGAACACGCTTCCCCGGTCGCCGGGGGCACCGGACTGGCGGTGA